cctaaccctaaccctaaccctaaccctaaccctaaccctaaccctaaccctaaccctaaccctaaccctaaccctaaccctaaccctgaCCCTAACACCCGAATCACCCATccccaatcaatcaccatTCACCCCTAACCCCTCCGGGGGTCCATCCACTGCCCCTAACCCCTCATCCTTCATTCCCTCCTAAATCGAACACATACCACTTCACATACCACTtcccactgccaccgccaccgccacacccaccgccacccgtaccctccatcatccatccccctcGCCTGCTTCCCTGCTTCCCCTCCCAATCCATACTCACACTCCCAATCAACCCCCGCCCATCCACTTCGCCCCAATCCATTCACACTGCCCATCActgcctccatccctccatccctccatccctccatccctccatgccCCACCACTGCCGCTGTTGCCTCCTGCAAATCACTCCCCGCTCATCCCCATTCATTCCCATCCAcaatctccctaataacctccttccactctatccctaataacatcacatCGCTATCCATCCCTActcatcccaatctcatccttccacTCTAACCCTACtaacataacatcataacatcatatccatctcctgcataacctcacatcatatccatctcctgcataacctcacatcatatccatctcccgaataacaactatcatcatcactctacCCTGCATAACCCCGCATAACCCCCGTATAACCCCCGCATAACACTTCTATCCCTATCCTgaataacatcatccccTATCCCCAATAccattcccaatcccaatctcatccacccacccatccctgataacctccttccactgtctccctaataacatatcatcatatccatctcccaaataacaatcataactgtctccccaataacataacataacatcaatatcctgaATAATGACTATTATCATCCCTCtatcctgcataacccccgaataacatcatctccctatcccgtataacctcatcatctccctaataacataacaccgtcatctccctatccctaataacatcatcatctccctatccctaataacatcatcatctccctatcccgtataacctcatcatctccctatccctaataacctcatcatctccctaataacataacaccatcatctccctatccctaataacctcatcatctccctaataacataacaccatcatctccccaataatctttcaatccatccacccatctcacccccaaccacctccgcctccgcctccgcctccgcctccatccactccccatcatctttcattccctccaatcaatccacatccactgcatatcatcaataccaaataccacccttctccctcccccaaccgctttccaccatcaaaatcctcctcgctccacctcgcccccattcacccatcgcctcccacacaccgcccgccaccactccccatacacccattgcccaccgcttgcccaccgctttgtTCACTGCTTGCCCACCccttcattcatccattggttcactgctgcctcacccgtcgcctcatccatcaccccgccccaatatatatcatcatcccattcccacccatcgctatcttgtatgatatatatctctatccaaccactcttgcatcccaattctctccctcaaccaaccccgtcaatatatatccctgtcaacatccatatcaatctatatatccatatcaaaatcttaatcctaacctccgtacactgcttcggtaaccatccgaattctcctaccaattcattaaccacctccaacccatgctgctgccccatgctcttcgcccacaaatcccaccactccactatcgtcctcgacatccaccccaaatccatccaatccctgccgccacacttgcccaactgcttcacttccatccccatccaccatccccatccaccatccacccattgtggcaatcgtccaaatcatcctcctatgctatgcacatccacctgcatcgcaccaccacaccatcaccaccacctcctcctccgccaaatcactcccctgtcatgcccattcccacctgcgccaaatccatccttcaaccgctggtcaaatggcggtttgaatgggctctcaaatgggctctcaaatggtctctcaaatgggctctcaaatggtctctcaaatggtctctcaaatggtctctcaaatggtctctcaaatggtctctcaaatggatctcaaacggccagtcaaacgggctctcaaatgggtggtcaaatggctgatgaaaatgtgtgcttgaatacatggtcaaatgggtgattgaacagttggtcgaatgcatgatcaaatgcatgatcaaatgcatgatcaaatgcatgatcaaatgcatgatcaaatgcatgatcaaatgcatcgttgaatgggtcaaatcgctgatcaaatgggtgaccaaatgcatgatgaaatgtctggtcgaatgtctggtcgaatgtctggttgaatgcatggccaaacatgtggtttgaaccggtcaaatgggtgattgaatggctgatcgaaatggctgattgaaatggctgatcgaatacatggtgaaatgggtaatcaaacgggctctcaaatcggtggtcgaaccgttcgtcaaatgcatgcattgttgaatgcattgttgaatgggtaatcgaaccggtggttgaatggatgattgaatgtatggctgaacgcatggttgaatgcgtcaaatcactgattgaacgcgctctcaaacgggtggtcgaacggggctttgaaacgggtcattgaatggGCCACACGGCTGAtgaaatgcatgcttgaatgcatgcttgaaccggtcaaatgccggatcaaatacacggtcgaatgggtgattgaaccggtcaaatgggtgattgaacgggtggttgaactggtaattgaatgcatgcttgaatggctgatcgaatgggtggttcaacgggctgtcaaatggccaatgaaacgggtgattgaatgcatggtcaaaacaactgatcaaaatggatgattgaatatatggttgaacgggtggtcgaatgggtgatcaaactggtgatcaaactggtgatcgaactggtgatcgaactggtgatcgaactggtgatcgaatggttggttgaacgggctgtcaaatcggtggtcgaatgggtgtattAAAACAGCTCATTGAAACGGCTGATCGAAcacatggtgaaatgggtaatcaaatgcatgcttgaaccggtcaaatgccggatcaaatacatggttgaatgggtgattgaaccgcctgattgaacagttggttgaatgcatgcttgaatggctgatcgaatgggtggttcaattggttgtcaaatgactgattgaacaactgattgaaccagctgattgaatacatgcttgaacgggtggtccaacgggtgtatcgaaatggctgattgaaatggccgatcgaaatggctgatcgaaatgggtaattgaatacatggtcaaatgggtaatcgaacggggtaatcgaaccggtggtcgaatgggtaatcgaatgcatgcttgaatggctgattgaatgtatggctgaatgcatggttgaacgggtcaaatcactgattgaatggctgatcaaacgggtggttgaacagttggttgaacagttggttgaacgggctgtcaaattggtggtcgaatgggtctattaaaaacagctgattgaaatggctgatcgaaactggtaatcgaaactggtaatcgaatacatggttaaatgggtaatcgaacacgttaaatggctgattgaatgcattgtcaaatgggtgattgaaccagtcgaatgggtgatcaaacgggtggttgaatgggtgtatcgaaacgcctgatattgaatggctgattgaatggctgattgaatggctgattgaatggctgattgaatggctgattgaatacatggtcgaaaccggtgatcgaatacatggttaaatgggtaattgaatgcatggttgaatgggtgatcaaactggtgatcaaacgggtgattgaacagttggttgaacgggctgtcaaatgggtggttgaatgcgtgtattgaaacgcctgatatcgaatggctgatcgaatggctgatcgaatggctgatcgaatggctgatcaaatggctgatcaaatggctgatcgaaatgggtaattgaatacatggttgaaaccaatgatcgaatacatggttcaatgggtaattgaacgggtcgtccaaccggtggtccaaccggtccatgtcatgctgccatgtccactgcctgcccacactgcataccttgctgcactcacacccactgccacccaatgccatgctcccatacaccacctgtcatacacatcattcaccaccctggcccattcacaatcacacatcatccatcatcatccatcatcatccatcatcatccatcatcatccatcattcataatcttcatcattcactaccaccagtcTGCCTGTGTGCTCAACGGCCAATGCgcttgtccatgtccatcccatgtccatgaaaccctcggccttcatccactgccgtactcaaatatctaccctcaacgccttcccatccatgctatatatctccactgtcggactacatacatacatatatatatatatatacatacatatcgatatacatatcactatacatctctatatacatcgctatatacatcgctatatacatcactatatacatcactgtatacgtcttgacatacaactctatatacatctctatacatcgctatggtcctggccaatcctccatctctctgcctcctgactccaaccccaactcaacctcctgactcacccgccgcagccaacaaaactcctcaaacaactggctatggcccgcccggctgcgctgccccagccacccaatcaccgccccaatgtccgcgccgtcgacctgcaatcccaccagtcgccgctgccatgccccccgaatgcccaccccccatggcccatgcagcatcatcgccaccatggGGATCAAAACCCCCCGGTACTGACACCGGCCGCCCGGCTCCCACCCGGCGCATATCGTCTGCGGCATCCCACAGGAAAAACACCCGCTGAATCGGCTGTACTGGATCCGCCGGCGAACCTGCAGCATCCACTGCTTGGCCGcctggctgcgtgcatgccggcatgaatataaatcgtgctggtcatccgcctgggccatggcgcagatataacatcgatcccgccactgctgagcctcctgctccccaaactcctcatccagccatgcctgggactgttgccggcggaattgaatgtcggccgcggcccactggtgctggcgttggcggTGGCTTGCGcactggcgctgctgctggcggtggctcgggctcgggtgctggtgctggcgttggttcgggctctggctctggctcgggctatggcttgggctTAAGCTAtcgctgtggcgccggtgctgacttgggcttgggctctggcttgggctctggctcgggctcgggctatggctccggcgtgggctgtggctcgggctatggctatggctccggcgtgggaaatggctccggcgtgggcaatggctatggctctggctcgggctcgggctatggcttgagcttgggctgtggcgccggtgctgacttgggcttgggctctggctcgggctatggctcgggctccggcgtgggctgtggctcgggctatggctatggctccggcgtgggaaatggctccggcgtgggcaatggctatggctctggctcgggctcgggctatggcttgagcttgggctgtggcgccggtgctgacttgggcttgggctgtggctcggcctatggctcgggctccggcgtgggctatggctccggcttcggcttgggctgcatgagcccgctgctctgctggaatcatactccattccgcgcctgagcccccgaccattggaacgcctcgtggcactgcgcgcccgccagtctgggtcatctgccagccctaacactggccgaaccgcctgccctgggccatggtgcaAGCCCACACACCCGGCCTCATGCCCAGCCTCATGCccggcctcatcaccacccacgtgccctacatgccactgcacattacacccatcacatgcctgctcgtccccgtcatccccgcaatgctgccgccggTATCCATTCACTGTCCCATCCAGATAATCGTCCAGTACCACCCGCCGGCACCCCCGAcctgccaccacccccatgtattgctgcaccagctccacctccggtgtgcccagctgtcgctcatcctccgcccaccCCGCCGGCTGGATAATGATCGCCTGGCTGGCCTGCCCATCCCGCCCGGCTCGCCCGCTTTCCTGTGCATAATCCAATAACGTCCGGGGTGtcccaagatgaatgatcactcggatattcggaatatcaacccccatgcccaatgcactggtcgcgcaaagcactgtggaatcccctcccatgaaccgccccaaaatcccaccccggtccacctgcccactgaaatacgcctcacatcccaataccgccgccatcgcctgcacctggtggacccggttggcatatatcaccatcttccccccccgggcccgggcccactggagctgcgcctgcaggaactgaataatccaggcatcctgctcccatccatatccatgtggtgcagtgtgtggaatcggtggccgccacaccccatatgccacattgccgcggctcgtgcgggcccgatatatatcgatctgatcctgtgggtggtgaatgcgctggctgaactccggttccatctcgggggcaatgtggccgttaaaaacaccatctgtgtacgggcccgaacgagcttcccaagctgtgccatggcggaccggaagttcttctgctggttcataatgatgtggcattcatcaatcaccacccggtccagccgctgcatcaccaccaaccggttgatgaatgaatggaaatcgggggtgacagccgattccggtgtgaccagcacaatggctgcttcatcacatggctgctgccggtcccatgccatacatgggatgcctagccgccggcaccgctgctgcatatcctgccgcagcgagatcaatggcaccaccacaatggtggtgcccccggggacggcccacgcgggcaacatgaataacatgcttttcccaccgccggtgggcatgactgccaccacggggctcttgccctgctggatcgccgccatggcgggtgcctggatgccctggaactgcatgccggcctgaccggtcatctgctgcagcgcagcggccatgtccatggtctgcagctggtggcgccgctccatgtggtgctcctcagcctccacctgccatggggcccgcttgcgtttcccaagcacggggcgagccctaacccgttcctgaccgggatcattcaccaagcaagccctaacccgttcctgaccgggatggtgaattggacagctaccttcatccaccaagcgagccctaacccgttcctgaccgggatggtgaattggacggttgccttcatccaccaagcgagccctaaccccttcctgactgggatcactcaccaagcgagccctaacccgttcctgaccgggatcattcaccaagcaagccctaacccattcctgaccgggatcatccaccaagcaagccctaacccattcctgaccgggatcatccaccaagcgagccctaacctgttcctgaccgggacggcggcttggacagctgccttcatccaccaagccagcccgaagcccaccggcatcaatgtcggcatggacatctcctggaacccccgtgccgcagccgaaccccagaaactggtgccaatccacactggactgccggaacattgcccgccggtggcttgttgtgcccgcctgctccatcagctgccgcccatataccatccccgccacgtgcgatgaatggcccgcctgtaaatccgtcatatgcgccatccactggtccgcatccatgccgtcctcacagtcagcatccaatgccgccgcctgctccgtttcatcctggcggtcactggtgaatgtgctggatgcccgcaggaaccgccggctgatgccaatggcaatgtcccggtacgccggaatattcaatgcctggccgagccgggcctgggtctcccgcttcaacacctcccggaatcgctcgggggtccatggccgctgcatgcccgggtcggggccccataaatatgggctgggggctgccatgccggtgtgccgttcgacgtgccaatcaatgtgccattcagtgtgccgttcgccgtgccattcagtgtgccattcaatgtgccggcttgtgtgccattccatgtgccgttcaatgtgctgttcaatgtgccattcaatgtgctgtttgatgtgccggcctgtgtgccaatcggtgtgccaatcggtgtgctgttcgatgtgctgtttgatgtgccgttcagtctaccattcaacatgccattcaccgtaccatttggtgtgccattccatgtgccgttcaatgtgctgttcgatgtgccattcactgtgccagctcgtgtgccattccatgtgccattcgatgtgccgttcaatgtgccaatcggtatgctgtttgttgtgccgttcaacatgctgttcgatgtgccgttcaatgtgctgttcgatgtgccattcagtgtgtcgtttgatatgccatttgctgtgccgtttgatgtgccattcagtgtgccgttcgccctgccattcagtgtgccattgaccgtgccggctcgtgtgccattccatgtgccgttcaatgtgctgtttgatgtgccattcaccgtgctggctcgtgtgccattcgccgtgccggcttgtgtgccaatcagtgtgccattcagtatgccgttcgccgtgccattcagtgtgccattcaatgtgccggcttgtgtgccattccatgtgctgttcaatgtgctgttcaatgtgccgttcgatgtgccgttcgacatgccattcactgtaccattcaccgtgccattcaccgtgccggctcgtgtgccattcaatgtgccgttcgatgtgccattcgacataccattcgatgtgccattcgacataccattccatgtgccgttcgatgtgccatttgacataccattcgatgtgccattcaccgtgccatgcgcagtgccggcctgccacgctgtcaactggccaatgaatggcatcgccagccacatataccacaccaccaactccccgaccgcccgtggcacataccggtggatcagcttgctgtcgttgctcgcatggaagcccttgtggtatgcagtcaccagtgtcaccatcccatcctcaatgaacacattgcggaattggttgttcggcgtgttgacatactgcacactgagcagctcgggggcccgtgccggctgccccgccgtcatatggatggccacggccagtttctccttgaaccgggccacccgggccagatactgtgccaccaatgggccgtggatcgcccccggcgcatgaattgctgctgcacggggcgctctgtgcgcagccgctggatcatccaccaccggccatccacgggccaccgggtTCGGCGATCGTGCaaaagttccagcccgggtgcccctgggtgggatcatcatacaagccctgccacgggatggcgggcagcggcatggtgcttggggtgtgggcgctgctggaaccatcggcaatacataatagttcacacagcagctcccgtgtggccccaaccaacccgtggatgaacccacggaattcacccatcgtgaaatgcagatccttgtacaacagctcatcggctcccatccacgccacatggcccggcgccgtgctattgtaatggatcttcaacccatatgtgcgccagtcgagcaatgtctgcatgggcccatgggtgccacggatcatgaagcggctgaccatctgctgcacatggtcatgaaatgacgggcgatcgtgcaccgtggtgggggtgtggcgtgtgggactggcactatcacagccctcatcgatatcggccagttgggcatctgcactggccaacggccatgctattgggctagccggtgtgccattcactgtgccattcactgtgccattcactgtgccattcgccgtgctagcctgtgcctgccacatctgaataatgtcccccacatggggatccaaccacagtgccttctgcaccaccatgaaccgcgcaagcttgatcatccgcgataaaatggggggtaactgtcgggatcacgccacccagtctcccccagccgagcaccgccatggcacacacaagggggctttcatattcatgggcacggtggcgctggttgagcagctcaatgcaaaactccaagcaggcacgctccattgggctcatcatccatgccggctcggtgctgcctgcattgccagtctcctctgcttcttccacatgctcggggctcaccccatgcccggctgtgggctgatctccggggctcaccccacgcccctctgtggcccgataactgccggggttcccaccctgttctaggatccgaccggccccggggaacatatggaccgcccgagcccgggctcgatggggcgcctgttggggcctcgccatggtgggcatggcaagctgccacaagatctgccacttccgctgctgccgcgcggtcatcccatacacgggcagtgggccacaccactcctgcatgccctgtccggcctgggtggcctgtgtgcgtgcaatgaagcccaacacttGCTGTCGGCCATGGACGGGTAACCCTAATCCAACAATAGTGTTCGTCAAGCTAATGGTGCCAAGCTTACGGGAAGgaatcgatgaagaagaaaggaaacaaagtgGAATCgaacaatatatatatatatctctctctctctatctaTCTCTCCATCGAGCTATATATCTCGCTATATATCTACATCTacatctatatatatatatacacaccCCCACATACCAAACAGTGTATCCCTTAAGATGAATGGGTGTATAGTGTCTAGTTCTCTTTCATCTCAACAGTCACatacggctgctgctgccgctgccgctttGCTGCTGGCTCCTCCCCTTTTCCCTCCCCCCAGCCCCGCTTCCGCGGGCCTAGTGATACCTGAAACCCTAGGAAGGCATGCCACTCCCGACTGATGGCCCGGTATTGCACCCGCCGTGCCTGGATATGGCCAGGTGCCTCCTGCAGCCCCCGGGCATACACCGTCCCAGCAGCCCAGGACCCATGGCCGGCTTGCTGGTCGATCAGCCCATCATCGGCACTGTAGTCACGCTTGAACCCACCACACTGCAGGTGTGCCCGGGAGATGGCAATTGCTGCATGCCGCCAGGAAATCACATTGAGCTTGGTCTGCAGattgttacagatctcactgcatcagcctcacgtgacaatgcggggagtcaaggcagaatcattgggcaaaaagaccatgcagaaagaacaaggattatgatgaggaagatatacacccaagcatcacgtgaccacggtagaaaggacgacggaggaattctaccaatataccaatatggtagataggacaaagagggaatgctaccaatctatcagggaatggatattacaggacagaaggaggtagcatggtaggaacggagaatctaccattggactaggaaaggtatataaggacattcattcatgtacctagcttagttcttcgcgatcaattcaagtcttacagcattggttaccttctagtttctgactcgtccgcacttaaccaacaacccagtatacgtactcggttggccttgtttctctactcgttacctttaccgttcctacttgttgattatcttacggagcctggagggggcgatatacccatcaacgactattgaactacggagcctggagggggcgacatacccatcaacgcatacgacataccgaatcggacccgaaggggcattgagcatacgactacttgggaacacttaaggtaagtgttcagtctcgaaatacaactaactagaaccctaggtacgacacgagagaagccaggttgtgacacattgatcgccagtcagtacgagtcaggtttcgagactatattgacttaaaacacgaactgcaaccatgtctaacaacagtaacagcaacactactcctagatcctctcgtggatctgagggacgaactccgacttatgaagaactctttggaatggttagccagctgcaggaaagcatcactactttggaagaacgacagtcagccaaagctatcaaagttcgaccaccggaaccctttgatggtactcgatacaagttgcgacccttcatcactcaattggacttgtatgtccgcatgaaccggagcaagctcatatttgaatccgacaaagtcctacttgcagcaacttacttgactggaccagcatttgattggtttgaacctaccttgcgtgacttccaggagaaagatgaacaataccataacgacaataccaccgaggttttcagcagcttcactgaattcaagaaacgactccagggaacattcggagatattgacgccacacggaacgctgaacgaaagctatggcgactcaaacagacaggatcagtagccaagttggtatctgatttccagcagatcatcacccatctgaattgggacgagacgatgtacattgcgaaattcgaggaaatgttgaaaccagagattcaggagaaactggtttggatggaacgaccgacttcattgaacgaactctttgaacgagccgtcaagattgacaacaccctgtatgaccttagagtcagacagaaggagtcacgatatgggaacacctttagaggaaacccacgaacgagccactatcgatcgaacgataaacgaccagctcaaccacgaagccaagggtatgaagatccctatggaccacgac
This region of Aspergillus chevalieri M1 DNA, chromosome 4, nearly complete sequence genomic DNA includes:
- a CDS encoding uncharacterized protein (COG:S;~EggNog:ENOG410PMWZ) → MQQLPSPGHTCSVQAGHGSWAAGTVYARGLQEAPGHIQARRVQYRAISREWHAFLGFQVSLGPRKRGWGEGKGEEPAAKRQRQQQPYVTVEMKEN
- a CDS encoding uncharacterized protein (COG:L;~EggNog:ENOG410PI7H) encodes the protein MQEWCGPLPVYGMTARQQRKWQILWQLAMPTMARPQQAPHRARARAVHMFPGAGRILEQGGNPGSYRATEGRGVSPGDQPTAGHGVSPEHVEEAEETGNAGSTEPAWMMSPMERACLEFCIELLNQRHRAHEYESPLLPPILSRMIKLARFMVVQKALWLDPHVGDIIQMWQAQASTANGTVNGTVNGTVNGTPASPIAWPLASADAQLADIDEGCDSASPTRHTPTTVHDRPSFHDHVQQMVSRFMIRGTHGPMQTLLDWRTYGLKIHYNSTAPGHVAWMGADELLYKDLHFTMGEFRGFIHGLVGATRELLCELLCIADGSSSAHTPSTMPLPAIPWQGLYDDPTQGHPGWNFCTIAEPGGPWMAGGG
- a CDS encoding uncharacterized protein (COG:L;~EggNog:ENOG410PI7H;~InterPro:IPR027417,IPR014001,IPR011545;~PFAM:PF04851,PF00270;~TransMembrane:1 (o364-387i);~go_function: GO:0003676 - nucleic acid binding [Evidence IEA];~go_function: GO:0005524 - ATP binding [Evidence IEA]) → MAAPSPYLWGPDPGMQRPWTPERFREVLKRETQARLGQALNIPAYRDIAIGISRRFLRASSTFTSDRQDETEQAAALDADCEDGMDADQWMAHMTDLQAGHSSHVAGMVYGRQLMEQAGTTSHRRAMFRQSSVDWHQFLGFGCGTGVPGDVHADIDAGGLRAGLVDEGSCPSRRPGQEQVRARLVDDPGQEWVRACLVDDPGQEWVRACLVNDPGQERVRARLVSDPSQEGVRARLVDEGNRPIHHPGQERVRARLVDEGSCPIHHPGQERVRACLVNDPGQERVRARPVLGKRKRAPWQVEAEEHHMERRHQLQTMDMAAALQQMTGQAGMQFQGIQAPAMAAIQQGKSPVVAVMPTGGGKSMLFMLPAWAVPGGTTIVVVPLISLRQDMQQRCRRLGIPCMAWDRQQPCDEAAIVLVTPESAVTPDFHSFINRLVVMQRLDRVVIDECHIIMNQQKNFRSAMAQLGKLVRARTQMVFLTATLPPRWNRSSASAFTTHRIRSIYIGPARAAAMWHMGCGGHRFHTLHHMDMDGSRMPGLFSSCRRSSSGPGPGGGRW